From Cecembia calidifontis, one genomic window encodes:
- the murQ gene encoding N-acetylmuramic acid 6-phosphate etherase, which yields MKSTTESSSLYDNLEQMDIPTLLENINKEDKKVALAVEQQLPEIAALVEQIVPRMKNGGRLFYIGAGTSGRLGILDASECPPTYGVPFDWVVGIIAGGDQAIRKAVENAEDDADQAWKDIQQFGFNENDTVIGIAASGTTPYVIGGVKAARKKGLLTGCITCNLNSPLSEAVEYPIQVVVGPEFVTGSTRMKAGTAQKMVLNMISTTTMIKLGRVKGNKMVDMQLSNKKLVNRGTRMIMESTGLNEEEAHEMLLQHGSVRAAVEAFYQNNNKG from the coding sequence ATGAAAAGCACAACCGAAAGCAGTTCGCTCTATGATAACCTCGAACAGATGGACATTCCCACCCTGCTCGAAAATATCAACAAAGAAGATAAAAAAGTAGCACTTGCCGTAGAACAACAACTTCCCGAAATAGCCGCTTTGGTAGAACAAATCGTTCCAAGAATGAAAAACGGTGGAAGGCTGTTTTATATCGGTGCCGGCACGAGTGGAAGGCTCGGTATTTTAGATGCCTCAGAATGTCCGCCTACCTATGGAGTTCCATTTGATTGGGTCGTAGGGATCATTGCAGGAGGTGATCAGGCCATCCGGAAAGCAGTAGAAAATGCCGAAGACGATGCTGATCAGGCATGGAAAGACATCCAACAATTCGGATTCAATGAAAATGACACGGTCATAGGAATTGCAGCTTCCGGTACCACCCCCTATGTGATTGGAGGTGTAAAAGCAGCTAGAAAAAAGGGACTGCTTACCGGATGTATTACTTGCAACCTGAATTCGCCGTTGTCCGAAGCAGTGGAATATCCCATCCAAGTCGTGGTAGGACCGGAATTTGTAACAGGAAGTACCAGAATGAAAGCCGGTACAGCCCAGAAAATGGTTTTGAACATGATATCTACAACCACCATGATCAAACTTGGCCGGGTAAAAGGGAACAAAATGGTGGACATGCAGCTTTCCAATAAAAAACTGGTGAACAGAGGGACCAGGATGATCATGGAAAGCACAGGGCTCAATGAAGAAGAAGCCCATGAAATGTTGCTCCAGCACGGTTCTGTAAGGGCCGCTGTTGAAGCTTTCTACCAGAACAACAACAAAGGCTGA
- a CDS encoding carbon starvation CstA family protein: MALTTLLLLSGIILLTAYFTYGKYVYNKFGLTDKRKAPSHMYKDGVDYVPSKPVVVLGHHFASIAGAGPIVGPIIAVTFGWIPAVIWILLGGIFFGAVHDLGSMAASLRNQGKSIGVIIQNNIGQKGKQFFILFSFSTLILIIGVFADIIAKTFVNNAGVASASILFIVLAVAFGLVSKVVGNSRTAFVLISAIGVILMYYFVYLGMQLPFELDYQTWVYVLLAYAFIASVTPVSMLLQPRDYLNSFLLYGLIISAVIGVFIANPQIKMDTDIYINSDNLGYLFPVLFVTIACGAISGFHSLVASGTTSKQLDKESDAKVVGFGGMLIESFLAIISVGAVIVLSRGEYLGRLGEEGPVPLFASGLGSMISSMGISENFAVGFVALTVSAFALTTLDTCTRLARFTLQEYFEDVKHPVGAKVSQNRYLSTTVVVILSILLLASGGFSTLWPIFGSANQLLAALALLTVAVWLMKQKISATFVTIPMFFMFTVTLTSLGLFAWKNFQSQVYVLSVIAALLFILSIALIVLASKSLKKEIEKPVKLSQ, translated from the coding sequence ATGGCTTTGACCACCTTACTGCTTTTGTCTGGTATTATCTTGCTGACAGCTTATTTCACTTATGGTAAATACGTTTATAACAAATTTGGCCTCACCGATAAAAGGAAAGCCCCATCCCATATGTACAAGGATGGTGTTGATTATGTGCCAAGTAAGCCTGTAGTGGTACTAGGCCATCATTTTGCCTCCATTGCAGGAGCTGGACCAATTGTTGGGCCTATCATAGCAGTAACTTTTGGGTGGATACCGGCAGTCATTTGGATCCTGTTGGGAGGGATATTTTTTGGTGCGGTCCATGATTTGGGCAGTATGGCTGCTTCCTTGAGAAACCAGGGCAAGTCCATTGGCGTGATCATTCAAAACAATATTGGTCAAAAAGGCAAACAGTTTTTCATCCTTTTCAGCTTTTCTACCCTGATTCTTATCATAGGGGTATTTGCTGATATTATCGCCAAAACTTTTGTCAACAATGCCGGTGTGGCCTCAGCATCTATCCTTTTCATTGTTCTGGCGGTTGCTTTTGGTCTCGTCAGTAAAGTGGTGGGCAATAGCAGAACAGCATTTGTGCTCATTTCGGCAATCGGAGTGATATTGATGTATTATTTTGTCTATTTGGGAATGCAACTTCCCTTTGAACTTGATTATCAGACCTGGGTATATGTATTGCTTGCGTATGCTTTTATTGCATCTGTCACCCCTGTATCCATGTTGCTTCAGCCAAGGGATTACCTTAACAGTTTTCTCTTATATGGATTGATCATTTCCGCTGTAATTGGGGTTTTCATCGCCAATCCGCAGATCAAAATGGATACGGATATTTATATCAATTCCGATAATCTGGGTTATTTATTTCCTGTATTGTTTGTGACCATTGCCTGTGGGGCAATCAGTGGATTTCATTCTTTGGTTGCATCAGGGACAACCTCCAAGCAGCTGGACAAGGAAAGCGATGCCAAAGTGGTGGGTTTTGGGGGAATGCTGATTGAATCTTTCCTTGCCATCATTTCTGTGGGAGCGGTGATTGTGCTGAGTAGGGGGGAATACCTGGGAAGGTTGGGAGAGGAAGGTCCTGTGCCGCTTTTTGCCAGTGGGCTAGGAAGTATGATTTCTTCCATGGGCATTTCGGAAAATTTTGCCGTAGGCTTTGTGGCATTGACCGTTTCTGCTTTTGCATTGACCACTTTGGATACCTGTACACGTTTGGCAAGGTTTACCTTGCAGGAGTATTTTGAAGATGTAAAGCACCCAGTGGGTGCCAAAGTTTCCCAAAACAGATACCTTTCAACGACGGTGGTTGTCATTTTATCCATCCTGCTTTTGGCTTCAGGAGGTTTCAGTACCCTTTGGCCCATCTTTGGTTCTGCCAATCAACTCTTGGCCGCCTTGGCATTGCTGACTGTGGCAGTTTGGCTGATGAAACAAAAAATCAGCGCTACTTTCGTTACCATACCCATGTTTTTTATGTTCACTGTTACCTTGACCTCCTTGGGGCTTTTTGCCTGGAAAAATTTCCAAAGTCAGGTGTATGTTTTATCGGTAATTGCAGCCCTGCTTTTTATTCTTTCCATTGCCCTGATTGTACTGGCATCCAAAAGTCTGAAAAAAGAAATAGAGAAGCCGGTGAAATTATCCCAATAG
- a CDS encoding pseudouridine synthase, which produces MRKDNNRRTGFNGEGRMDSKKTGVKFGPKKDFFDKRGDKKTEFSKDSRTEKREYNKDKGFDKGKGFDKGKGFDKPAYGEKSRYSNDGRNKGPQKPYSFRSDEKRTEGEFKKVYKGRGKDEKPVHEWVPADKYSKDTRYPKKNFKKPFAKPINEERPEYNFEKLEQNHKKKNKSEDIRLNKYISNSGICSRREADELIQKGDITVNGQVIKEMGYKVKPGDKVQYKGKLINPEKPVYLLLNKPKDFITTTEDPMERKTVMNLIANACEERVFPVGRLDRNTTGLLLFTNDGELAAKLSHPSNNVKKIYQVTLDKPLTQNDEKAILEGLQLEDGLAQVDDMQVLSKDRTILGLEIHLGRNRIVRRIFAHLGYEVVALDRVMYAGLDKKDLPRGNYRFLTEKEVIRLKFFL; this is translated from the coding sequence ATGAGAAAAGATAATAACAGAAGAACTGGCTTCAATGGAGAAGGCAGAATGGATTCAAAGAAGACGGGCGTAAAATTTGGGCCTAAGAAAGATTTTTTTGACAAAAGAGGAGATAAAAAAACAGAATTTTCAAAAGACTCCCGAACCGAGAAAAGAGAATACAACAAGGATAAAGGGTTCGATAAAGGGAAGGGGTTCGATAAGGGAAAAGGATTTGACAAGCCTGCTTATGGTGAGAAATCCAGGTATTCCAATGACGGCCGAAATAAAGGTCCTCAGAAGCCTTACAGTTTCCGCTCAGATGAAAAACGCACCGAAGGCGAATTCAAAAAAGTTTACAAAGGAAGGGGCAAGGATGAAAAACCGGTCCATGAATGGGTGCCGGCTGATAAGTATTCCAAAGACACCCGCTATCCTAAGAAAAACTTCAAAAAACCCTTTGCCAAACCTATCAATGAGGAAAGACCGGAGTACAATTTTGAAAAACTTGAGCAAAACCACAAAAAGAAAAACAAATCAGAGGATATCCGTCTGAACAAATACATCTCCAATTCAGGCATTTGCTCCAGGAGGGAAGCAGATGAGCTTATCCAAAAAGGCGACATTACAGTCAACGGGCAGGTGATTAAAGAGATGGGATATAAGGTAAAACCAGGGGATAAGGTGCAGTACAAAGGCAAGCTGATCAATCCAGAAAAACCTGTTTATCTTCTCTTGAACAAACCCAAGGACTTCATTACCACAACGGAAGATCCTATGGAAAGGAAAACGGTGATGAACCTGATTGCCAACGCCTGTGAAGAGCGGGTATTCCCTGTGGGAAGGTTGGATAGGAATACTACCGGTCTGTTGCTTTTCACCAATGACGGGGAACTGGCGGCCAAACTCTCACATCCTTCCAATAACGTCAAGAAAATTTACCAGGTGACCTTAGATAAGCCCTTGACTCAAAATGATGAAAAAGCAATTTTGGAAGGGCTTCAATTAGAAGACGGATTGGCCCAGGTAGATGACATGCAGGTTTTGTCCAAAGACCGAACCATCTTGGGTCTGGAAATCCACTTGGGAAGGAATAGAATTGTCAGGAGAATTTTTGCCCACCTCGGATATGAAGTTGTAGCTTTGGATAGGGTGATGTATGCAGGTCTTGACAAAAAAGACCTCCCGAGAGGGAATTATAGGTTCCTGACTGAAAAAGAAGTAATCCGATTAAAGTTCTTTCTATAA
- a CDS encoding formimidoylglutamase, which produces MNLKSFFDPIPETLIQHSYSHNSFFNYIHPYVEDFPDIRGMQIALIGLKEKRGMKNSDTLERASLEIREKLYQLKKGHGLYKIVDLGDLKLGENRKESIRYIQTVGEYLIKKQILPIFFGGTHDLDFGQFLAYEGLKKMISMVTVDAKLDMEDEGQPTEVHSQDIILHQPNFLFNYSHLAYQSFLVDQDLINVMEKLYFEHVRLGNLRHNFKEVEPIIRNADLLSFNISAINSSDAPGAADAQPFGLTGEEACQICRFAGMNEKLSSMGIYGYQPYYDDSRNKTASVIATMIWYFIEGFYDRKDSLSFKSSDYIKYTVSLDTKPSIIVFYKSKRSDKWWMEIPQSEQDKFDRTSIIPCSYQDYQMAQSGEIPERWINAQLKLM; this is translated from the coding sequence ATGAACCTTAAGTCATTCTTTGATCCCATACCGGAAACACTCATACAGCATTCGTATTCTCACAATTCATTTTTTAACTACATACATCCTTATGTAGAGGATTTTCCTGACATCAGGGGAATGCAGATTGCCCTCATCGGCCTCAAAGAAAAAAGAGGCATGAAAAACAGTGACACACTCGAGAGGGCTTCCCTGGAAATCAGAGAAAAATTGTACCAACTGAAGAAAGGTCATGGGCTGTACAAAATTGTGGATCTGGGAGACCTTAAGCTGGGCGAAAACAGAAAAGAATCCATACGATACATACAGACAGTAGGGGAATACCTGATCAAAAAGCAAATCCTGCCCATTTTCTTTGGAGGAACGCACGACCTGGATTTCGGACAGTTTCTTGCCTATGAAGGACTGAAAAAGATGATTTCCATGGTAACTGTTGACGCCAAACTGGACATGGAGGATGAAGGTCAGCCCACGGAGGTTCATTCCCAGGACATCATTCTGCATCAGCCCAATTTTCTGTTCAATTATAGTCATTTGGCCTATCAGAGTTTTTTGGTAGACCAGGACCTCATCAATGTGATGGAGAAATTGTACTTTGAACATGTACGTTTGGGCAATCTCAGACATAATTTCAAAGAGGTGGAACCCATTATCAGAAACGCTGACTTATTGAGTTTTAACATTTCGGCCATCAATTCATCTGATGCACCGGGGGCTGCCGATGCCCAACCTTTTGGACTCACGGGAGAGGAAGCTTGCCAGATTTGTAGGTTTGCCGGAATGAACGAAAAATTGTCCTCTATGGGCATTTATGGTTATCAGCCCTATTATGATGACAGTAGGAACAAGACCGCGTCTGTCATAGCCACTATGATATGGTATTTTATTGAAGGATTTTATGACAGGAAGGACAGCCTTTCATTCAAAAGCAGCGACTATATCAAATATACCGTATCTTTGGACACCAAACCCTCTATTATCGTATTCTATAAAAGTAAAAGAAGTGATAAATGGTGGATGGAGATTCCTCAGAGTGAACAGGATAAGTTTGATCGGACCAGTATAATCCCATGTAGCTACCAAGATTATCAAATGGCCCAATCCGGTGAAATTCCTGAAAGATGGATCAATGCACAGCTTAAGTTGATGTAG
- the nqrF gene encoding NADH:ubiquinone reductase (Na(+)-transporting) subunit F, translating into MGSVIITSIVAFTLIILLLVFILLFAQSKLVSSGDVKIVINGEKTIVTSAGSTLLSTLGNNKIFLPSACGGGGTCAMCKCVIEEGGGEVLPTEEGHLSRAEKQGKVRLSCQVKVKSDMKIRIPEEIFGIKKWECEVISNYNVSTFIKEFKVKLPEGETLHFESGGYIQIDVPPITVSFKDMDITPHPELGHPADVYKSDWDKFGLWDLVMRNDEELFRAYSMANHPAEGNIIMLTIRIATPPWDRANNKWMDVNPGVCSSYVFSRKPGDKVTISGPYGEFHINPTQREMIYIGGGAGMAPLRSHIFHLFHTEKTNRKVSYWYGGRSKKELFYVPHFRNIEKDFPNFKFYIGLSEPLPEDNWKIKKSLDDDGDGYVGFIHQVLYDNYLKYHPEPDEVEYYLCGPPLMNAAVLKLLDDMGIPQENIRFDDFGG; encoded by the coding sequence ATGGGTTCAGTAATTATTACTTCGATAGTAGCATTTACGCTGATTATTTTGCTACTGGTTTTTATTCTGTTGTTTGCCCAGTCCAAATTGGTGTCCTCAGGTGACGTGAAGATTGTAATCAATGGGGAAAAGACCATTGTTACTTCTGCAGGTTCTACCTTATTGAGTACTTTGGGCAACAATAAAATCTTCCTTCCCTCTGCTTGTGGAGGTGGCGGTACTTGTGCCATGTGTAAGTGCGTCATAGAAGAAGGAGGAGGAGAAGTTCTCCCAACTGAAGAAGGTCACCTTAGCAGGGCTGAAAAACAAGGAAAAGTCAGACTTTCCTGTCAGGTAAAAGTAAAATCTGACATGAAGATCAGAATCCCTGAAGAAATCTTCGGTATCAAGAAGTGGGAATGTGAAGTTATCTCCAATTATAACGTATCCACCTTTATCAAGGAGTTCAAAGTGAAATTACCTGAAGGGGAAACCCTTCACTTTGAATCAGGAGGTTATATTCAGATTGACGTTCCGCCAATTACTGTGAGCTTTAAGGATATGGACATCACGCCACATCCTGAATTGGGTCACCCAGCAGATGTTTACAAGAGTGATTGGGATAAATTTGGTCTTTGGGATCTTGTCATGAGAAATGACGAAGAGCTCTTCAGGGCTTACTCCATGGCCAATCACCCAGCTGAAGGTAACATCATCATGTTGACCATCCGTATCGCTACCCCACCATGGGACAGAGCCAACAACAAGTGGATGGATGTCAACCCAGGCGTATGTTCCTCTTACGTCTTCTCCAGAAAACCTGGAGATAAGGTAACCATTTCAGGCCCTTATGGAGAATTCCATATCAACCCTACACAAAGAGAAATGATTTACATTGGTGGTGGTGCAGGTATGGCTCCTTTGAGATCCCATATTTTCCACTTGTTCCACACTGAAAAGACCAATAGAAAAGTTTCTTACTGGTATGGAGGTAGATCTAAGAAGGAATTGTTCTATGTACCTCATTTCAGAAACATCGAAAAAGATTTCCCGAACTTTAAATTCTATATCGGTCTTTCCGAACCACTTCCGGAAGACAACTGGAAGATTAAAAAATCTCTGGACGATGACGGTGATGGCTATGTTGGATTTATCCACCAGGTACTATATGACAACTACCTGAAATACCATCCTGAGCCAGATGAGGTTGAATATTACCTCTGCGGACCTCCTTTGATGAATGCGGCAGTATTGAAGCTGTTGGATGACATGGGAATACCTCAGGAAAACATCAGATTTGACGACTTCGGTGGTTAA
- a CDS encoding cytochrome b5 domain-containing protein — protein MKTYTKQQLALRNGQDRPEIWVAYQGIIYDVTQSRLWKNGKHYEHWAGQDLSEELQDAPHTAHVFLKFEPVGKLEEKI, from the coding sequence ATGAAAACCTACACCAAGCAACAGCTTGCCCTGCGAAACGGGCAGGACAGGCCTGAAATTTGGGTTGCCTATCAGGGGATCATTTATGATGTCACCCAATCCCGGCTCTGGAAAAACGGAAAGCATTATGAACATTGGGCAGGGCAAGACCTAAGTGAAGAACTTCAAGATGCCCCCCATACAGCCCATGTATTCCTGAAGTTTGAGCCAGTAGGAAAACTTGAAGAAAAGATATGA
- a CDS encoding DUF3179 domain-containing (seleno)protein gives MKKYFFIGIVGLALLEIGRIYFIMPMPGSQKWDSLHLAYFLHSYRWTGIFLFGAMLLIGAKSAFASSKWLSGILTLHLLGFIYMFNFKMTADKMFLQPENLTFSSFEENSLVDSSLVLVASYKGEAKAYPIRYIAYHHQVRDQIGGKDIMVTYCSVCRSGRIFEPVVNGQTENFRLVGMDHFNAMFEDQSTGSWWQQANWEAVTGPLKGYQLPELASSQMSLGKFFSLYPSGQVMNGDPKFLSKYDSLGKFEFGLSKSKLTGTDSLSWKQKSWVVGVRINGKTKAFDWNDLKAQQIILDQLAGKPIALVISEDRNSFRVFLRPSNQHKIKLIPGDKIIFNEDTLNFNGVNIKTGAQELISITAYQEFWHSWKTFNPGTEIYSPK, from the coding sequence ATGAAAAAGTATTTTTTCATAGGAATTGTCGGACTGGCTTTGCTGGAAATTGGCCGTATTTATTTTATCATGCCTATGCCAGGGAGTCAGAAATGGGACTCCCTGCATTTGGCTTACTTTCTGCACTCTTATCGCTGGACGGGAATTTTTCTCTTTGGCGCCATGCTGCTGATCGGTGCAAAGTCCGCTTTTGCTTCTTCAAAATGGCTATCAGGAATTTTGACCCTGCATTTGCTGGGATTCATCTACATGTTCAATTTCAAAATGACAGCAGATAAGATGTTCCTACAGCCTGAAAACTTAACTTTCTCCAGCTTTGAAGAAAATTCCTTGGTTGACAGCAGCCTGGTTTTGGTGGCATCATATAAAGGCGAGGCCAAAGCCTATCCGATCCGTTATATCGCTTACCACCATCAAGTAAGAGATCAGATCGGAGGAAAAGACATTATGGTAACTTACTGCAGTGTCTGTCGGTCAGGAAGGATTTTTGAACCTGTAGTCAATGGGCAAACTGAAAATTTCAGGTTGGTGGGCATGGATCATTTCAATGCCATGTTTGAAGATCAATCCACCGGATCCTGGTGGCAGCAAGCTAATTGGGAAGCCGTAACTGGACCCTTAAAAGGATATCAACTCCCCGAATTGGCTTCAAGCCAGATGAGTTTGGGAAAATTCTTCAGCCTATATCCTTCAGGCCAAGTGATGAATGGAGATCCTAAATTCCTTTCCAAATATGATAGTTTAGGCAAATTTGAATTTGGGCTCAGCAAAAGTAAACTCACCGGAACTGACAGCCTTTCATGGAAGCAAAAATCCTGGGTAGTGGGTGTAAGGATCAATGGAAAAACCAAAGCCTTTGATTGGAATGATCTCAAAGCACAACAAATAATTCTTGACCAACTTGCCGGTAAACCAATTGCATTGGTTATTTCGGAAGACCGAAACAGTTTCCGGGTCTTTTTGAGACCTTCTAACCAGCATAAAATAAAGCTAATCCCTGGAGATAAAATCATTTTCAATGAGGATACCCTTAATTTCAATGGAGTCAATATTAAAACAGGCGCTCAGGAACTGATAAGCATTACAGCCTACCAGGAATTCTGGCACAGTTGGAAGACATTTAATCCTGGAACTGAAATCTATTCCCCTAAATGA
- a CDS encoding N-acetylglucosamine kinase: MILIADSGASKTDWRLINKKGEIAQHRGIGFNPNYQTAAEMASDLQDEFLLNLRGEVDVVYYYGAGCTSAKNREQVENGLRTVFRHAEIFVDHDMMAAARATCGHEAGIACILGTGSNSCDYDGEVIIDKRPAPGYILGDEGGGAYIGRKFLADFIHEEMPKKIREKVLDKFQLDTQTIIENVYQRPFPGRYMASFCRFITENKSEPYCYMLYYNAFQDFFKKHVMKYENYKKKKVNFVGSIAFYNSDILRSAAYDADIHVNLIIESPIAGLSLFHQNLL, from the coding sequence ATGATACTCATAGCGGACAGCGGAGCAAGCAAAACAGACTGGCGGCTGATCAATAAAAAAGGAGAAATCGCCCAACATCGGGGCATAGGGTTCAATCCCAACTATCAAACTGCCGCGGAAATGGCCAGTGATTTGCAGGATGAATTTTTGTTGAATTTGCGGGGCGAAGTTGATGTCGTTTATTATTATGGGGCAGGATGCACCTCAGCAAAAAACCGGGAACAGGTAGAAAATGGCTTGAGAACTGTTTTTAGACATGCTGAAATATTTGTGGACCATGATATGATGGCGGCTGCTAGGGCCACTTGTGGACATGAAGCAGGGATAGCCTGCATATTGGGTACAGGATCAAACAGCTGTGATTATGATGGAGAGGTTATTATCGACAAAAGACCTGCTCCGGGATATATATTGGGAGATGAAGGAGGTGGTGCCTATATCGGAAGAAAATTTTTGGCAGACTTTATCCATGAGGAAATGCCAAAAAAAATCAGGGAAAAAGTCCTGGATAAATTCCAGCTGGACACACAGACCATCATTGAAAATGTGTACCAAAGGCCATTCCCTGGCAGGTATATGGCTAGCTTCTGCCGATTTATTACCGAAAACAAAAGTGAGCCTTATTGTTACATGCTGTATTACAACGCGTTTCAGGACTTCTTCAAAAAGCATGTCATGAAATATGAAAATTACAAAAAGAAGAAAGTGAACTTTGTGGGATCTATTGCTTTCTACAACAGTGATATTCTCAGGAGTGCCGCATACGATGCTGACATCCATGTCAATTTGATCATTGAATCCCCGATAGCGGGACTTAGCCTATTCCACCAGAACTTACTATGA
- the accD gene encoding acetyl-CoA carboxylase, carboxyltransferase subunit beta, producing the protein MAWFKRTDKGIKTSTEEKKDAPDGLWFKTPKGNIIHTRELKNNSYVCPDDDYHVKIGSKEYFEILFDNNQFKELDANMKSGDPLKFVDSKTYTSRIQQTIEKTGLNDAVRTAVGKMNGFDLVVACMDFNFIGGSMGSVVGEKIARAIDYALKHKIPFLMISKSGGARMMEAGFSLMQMAKTSAKLALLDKAGIPYISLLTDPTTGGVTASYAMLGDFNIAEPGALIGFAGPRVIRETIGKDLPKGFQSSEFVLEHGFLDFIIDRRQLKNRLTTLLRLLNN; encoded by the coding sequence ATGGCTTGGTTTAAAAGAACAGACAAAGGAATCAAAACCTCTACGGAAGAAAAAAAAGATGCTCCGGACGGGTTGTGGTTCAAAACCCCAAAGGGCAATATTATCCATACCAGGGAATTAAAGAACAATTCCTATGTTTGCCCGGATGATGACTACCATGTAAAAATTGGATCTAAAGAATATTTCGAAATTCTTTTTGACAATAACCAATTCAAGGAGTTGGATGCAAATATGAAATCCGGGGATCCGCTGAAATTTGTGGATTCCAAAACCTACACTTCCAGGATTCAACAAACCATTGAAAAAACAGGATTGAACGATGCAGTCAGGACTGCCGTAGGAAAAATGAATGGGTTTGACCTTGTCGTAGCCTGTATGGATTTCAATTTTATTGGGGGGTCGATGGGTTCTGTGGTCGGTGAAAAAATCGCCAGGGCAATTGATTACGCTCTCAAGCATAAAATCCCTTTTTTAATGATCTCCAAATCCGGTGGGGCCCGAATGATGGAAGCAGGCTTCAGCTTAATGCAAATGGCCAAAACTTCTGCCAAGCTGGCACTTTTGGACAAAGCCGGAATCCCTTACATATCTTTATTGACAGATCCCACAACCGGAGGGGTCACTGCTTCGTATGCGATGCTAGGTGATTTCAATATTGCCGAACCGGGGGCATTGATCGGCTTCGCCGGACCAAGGGTTATCCGTGAGACAATCGGTAAAGATTTGCCAAAAGGATTCCAGAGTTCCGAATTTGTACTCGAACATGGTTTTTTGGATTTCATCATCGATAGGAGACAGTTGAAAAACAGATTGACAACACTCCTAAGATTGCTCAACAATTAG